A part of Rhipicephalus microplus isolate Deutch F79 chromosome 8, USDA_Rmic, whole genome shotgun sequence genomic DNA contains:
- the LOC142768965 gene encoding uncharacterized protein LOC142768965, which yields MAREQLKWAEIRNAPSYNKLVELLVRTSLLVGFHTVLVIQLLTEDSDAVLRLSSGTSLLHKLTTTGDLWDLEETLRRTTLYEGLDLNNTLSIDDLVNAALYGDRNSTETTVEGDVDGPLEEFLDDLVPDVNATGWIREILGVLSRFGENSLLLSDIATAKGAPLFRRAFGEITSKGGLENTALYLASHLDAEILSLELSRNRLSSEPEDALRFCLAMTQRTLYFSWPRLVASVLQVHGTEHVLETMFDQLKKASHQARMLKWLSTPMRLAAQQRIRLVGLVVTSRRMSGRGGHRRSDAWWTRGAMRKYRISAACFERMHSRLGLQRQLDDSGKWQRHELLLRAQGLRLAYDALLASFGKSVADSEDLKKLWPEAQAEFFARYCLLSCDADPTRSVGPLSPRADCLVALHNMPEFAAAFDCTSREDFVAQQCLP from the exons ATGGCGCGGGAGCAGTTAAAGTGGGCCGAGATCCGCAACGCGCCCAGCTACAACAAGCTCGTTGAACTACTGGTGCGCACTTCGCTTCTCGTCGGTTTTCACACGGTACTCGTCATCCAACTGCTCACCGAAGACAGCGACGCCGTGCTTAGGCTTTCCAGCGGGACCTCGCTGCTCCACAAGCTCACGACCACTGGCGATCTGTGGGACCTGGAGGAAACCCTACGACGCACCACCCTGTACGAGGGCCTCGACCTTAACAATACCCTAAGCATAGACGACCTCGTGAACGCTGCATTGTACGGCGACCGCAATTCCACTGAAACTACCGTAGAAGGCGACGTCGACGGACCTCTGGAGGAGTTCCTGGACGACCTCGTCCCGGACGTAAACGCGACGGGATGGATCAGAGAAATACTGGGCGTACTGTCGCGTTTCGGAGAGAACAGTTTGTTGCTGTCGGACATCGCCACGGCCAAAGGTGCCCCACTCTTCCGACGAGCGTTTGGCGAGATCACCTCGAAAGGGGGTCTCGAGAACACGGCCCTGTACCTGGCGTCACACCTGGACGCTGAGATATTGTCTCTGGAACTGTCTAGGAACCGGTTGTCGTCCGAGCCCGAAGATGCGTTGAGGTTCTGCCTTGCCATGACGCAGAGGACTTTGTACTTTTCGTGGCCTCGTCTCGTGGCGAGCGTGCTTCAGGTTCATGGTACCGAGCACGTACTCGAGACCATGTTCGACCAGTTGAAGAAGGCGTCTCACCAAGCTAGAATGCTGAAGTGGCTGAGCACACCGATGCGCCTGGCCGCTCAACAGCGGATCAGACTGGTGGGGCTCGTCGTTACTTCACGACGCATGTCG GGACGAGGCGGCCACCGGCGTTCCGACGCCTGGTGGACACGAGGCGCGATGCGCAAGTACCGCATCAGCGCCGCTTGCTTCGAACGGATGCACAGCCGCCTGGGCTTGCAGCGCCAGCTCGACGACAGCGGCAAGTGGCAGCGTCACGAGTTGCTGCTGCGAGCCCAGGGCCTACGGCTCGCGTACGACGCCCTCCTGGCGAGCTTTGGCAAGTCGGTGGCCGACAGCGAGGATCTAAAGAAGCTGTGGCCCGAGGCCCAGGCCGAGTTCTTCGCCCGCTACTGCTTACTCTCGTGCGACGCGGACCCGACTAGAAGCGTGGGCCCGCTCTCTCCGCGCGCCGATTGCTTGGTGGCGCTTCACAACATGCCCGAGTTCGCCGCCGCCTTCGACTGCACTTCCAGGGAAGATTTCGTCGCGCAACAGTGCCTACcttag